One genomic window of Candidatus Neomarinimicrobiota bacterium includes the following:
- a CDS encoding nucleotide exchange factor GrpE has product QIESELDDQQVRVQAAEEKMLRVVAEYENGKKRLEREKERSLAFAKDRVLIGLFPIVDNLERSAKFEQEHATKDSEQHGVKLVLEQIKKFLLVTDNVESFDPMGEAFNPELHEAMAMQPVEDQESGIVIEVFEKGYKSGDRVLRAAKVVVSQ; this is encoded by the coding sequence CAGATCGAATCAGAACTTGATGATCAGCAAGTACGTGTTCAGGCAGCTGAAGAAAAAATGCTGCGAGTAGTTGCTGAATATGAAAATGGTAAAAAACGTCTTGAGCGAGAGAAAGAACGGTCTCTGGCTTTTGCTAAAGATCGAGTACTGATAGGTCTATTTCCCATTGTGGATAACCTTGAGCGTTCGGCAAAGTTTGAACAGGAGCACGCAACAAAGGATAGTGAGCAGCATGGCGTAAAGCTTGTATTGGAACAGATCAAGAAGTTTTTGCTGGTTACCGATAATGTGGAGAGCTTTGATCCCATGGGGGAAGCTTTTAATCCTGAACTGCATGAAGCCATGGCGATGCAGCCTGTTGAAGACCAGGAATCTGGCATTGTGATCGAAGTATTTGAAAAGGGGTATAAAAGCGGTGACCGGGTTCTTCGGGCAGCCAAAGTAGTTGTGAGTCAATAA
- the dnaJ gene encoding molecular chaperone DnaJ, producing MEKRDYYEVLGLSKGAEKDAIKKAYRKIAMKYHPDKNPGDSEAEAKFKEAAEAYSILSDGQKKAHYDQFGHAPEGGMGGHPFEGFGGGGFGVDLSDALRIFMDGFGGGGGGLGDIFGGGGSRSRGRARGADLKVKLPLTLEEIATGITKKIKVKRFEKCSECGGSGARKGTGTSNCSVCHGRGEVQQVSRSMFGQFVNIQPCSNCDGTGEVIAHPCRNCRGDGRERKESVVSAKIPAGVHAGNYMTLRDEGNQARRGGQQGDLIILIDEREHDLFIRDEDNIYLEIVINMAQAVMGTELEIPTLTGKVNLKIPAGSQSGKILRLRGKGIPRLNSHIVGDQMVKIQVETPKKPSKQEREIYQRLADYYSGQRSANSIFRKIKSLL from the coding sequence ATGGAAAAACGTGATTATTATGAAGTTCTGGGCCTTTCTAAAGGTGCCGAAAAGGATGCGATAAAAAAAGCTTACCGTAAGATCGCCATGAAATATCATCCGGATAAAAACCCTGGTGATTCTGAAGCGGAAGCAAAGTTCAAAGAAGCTGCAGAGGCTTATTCGATTCTGAGCGATGGACAAAAGAAAGCCCATTACGATCAATTCGGCCATGCTCCGGAAGGCGGGATGGGAGGCCATCCATTCGAAGGCTTTGGCGGAGGCGGATTTGGGGTTGATCTCTCAGATGCATTGCGGATCTTTATGGATGGCTTCGGCGGTGGCGGAGGTGGTCTAGGTGATATTTTTGGTGGTGGTGGAAGTCGAAGTAGAGGTCGTGCCCGTGGAGCTGATCTTAAGGTGAAATTGCCGCTTACACTGGAAGAGATCGCAACCGGCATCACAAAAAAGATCAAGGTAAAACGTTTTGAGAAATGTTCAGAATGTGGAGGCAGCGGTGCTCGAAAGGGAACTGGTACATCAAATTGTTCCGTCTGTCATGGTCGAGGAGAGGTTCAACAGGTCTCCCGATCCATGTTTGGTCAATTTGTAAATATTCAACCCTGTTCAAATTGTGATGGTACCGGTGAAGTGATCGCACATCCGTGTCGAAATTGTCGGGGAGATGGGCGCGAGCGCAAGGAATCGGTTGTTTCTGCCAAGATTCCTGCTGGTGTGCATGCTGGTAATTACATGACCTTGCGAGACGAGGGAAACCAGGCGCGTCGGGGTGGTCAACAAGGCGATCTGATCATTCTCATTGATGAAAGAGAGCATGATCTTTTCATTCGGGATGAAGATAACATCTATCTTGAGATCGTCATTAATATGGCTCAAGCGGTGATGGGTACTGAACTTGAAATTCCCACACTCACAGGCAAAGTGAATTTGAAAATTCCGGCTGGCTCTCAGTCCGGAAAAATACTAAGATTGCGGGGGAAGGGAATTCCGCGCCTGAATAGTCACATTGTGGGTGATCAAATGGTTAAAATTCAGGTTGAAACTCCCAAAAAGCCAAGTAAACAAGAGCGTGAAATATATCAGAGGTTGGCCGACTACTATAGCGGACAACGTAGTGCAAATAGTATCTTTAGAAAAATAAAATCCTTACTATGA
- a CDS encoding helix-hairpin-helix domain-containing protein, with protein sequence MLKLVRNRNFDTQPIATRFYEEEQRFKEISSQINSEELQIVESTDDTLPLAEEVEQIEPAISGIGYGKININTAGESELVKLPGIGPAIAKRIKAYTDQNGPFKNKAEIILVKGIGEKLYARIEGLVTIE encoded by the coding sequence GTGTTGAAATTAGTAAGAAATCGAAACTTTGATACTCAACCGATAGCGACGCGTTTTTATGAAGAGGAGCAACGCTTTAAAGAGATCTCATCCCAGATCAATTCAGAAGAGTTGCAGATTGTTGAAAGTACAGATGATACACTCCCTTTGGCTGAGGAAGTAGAGCAGATCGAACCCGCAATTTCCGGGATAGGATATGGAAAGATCAATATCAATACTGCCGGAGAAAGTGAGCTTGTCAAGTTGCCGGGGATAGGACCTGCAATAGCCAAACGGATTAAAGCTTATACGGATCAAAATGGTCCTTTTAAGAATAAAGCAGAAATTATCCTCGTCAAGGGGATCGGAGAAAAATTGTATGCCCGGATTGAGGGCCTTGTTACGATAGAGTAA
- a CDS encoding RsmD family RNA methyltransferase produces the protein MTRIIGGEWRGHSLPKLKGGSVRPTTDRARTVLFDTLHDVNGMKVLDLYSGTGALGFEALSRGARSLVSIDLDSNYIQQQKTWIKTHEKPFKAYIGDVNKVLDRISATFDLILADPPYAEGIPPEVLTHIEKHVAVGAIFVYERNRRSESPLGSKIFDLVKEKVVAETRIQIYKAVEL, from the coding sequence ATGACAAGAATCATAGGTGGGGAATGGCGGGGTCATTCTCTGCCGAAGTTGAAAGGTGGGTCTGTAAGACCGACTACGGATAGAGCACGAACTGTTCTGTTTGATACTCTGCATGATGTAAATGGAATGAAAGTACTTGATCTCTACAGCGGGACTGGAGCACTGGGATTTGAAGCTCTAAGTCGGGGAGCACGCTCCTTGGTCTCCATTGATTTGGACAGCAACTATATCCAACAGCAAAAGACTTGGATCAAAACACACGAAAAGCCATTTAAAGCCTATATCGGTGATGTAAATAAAGTTCTGGACAGAATAAGTGCCACATTCGACCTGATCCTGGCTGATCCGCCATATGCAGAAGGAATTCCTCCAGAAGTACTCACTCATATTGAAAAGCATGTTGCAGTTGGTGCAATATTTGTCTATGAAAGAAACAGAAGAAGTGAGAGCCCGTTAGGTTCAAAGATTTTTGATTTGGTGAAGGAAAAAGTGGTTGCAGAAACAAGAATTCAAATATATAAGGCGGTCGAATTATGA
- the coaD gene encoding pantetheine-phosphate adenylyltransferase has product MKNRLAIYPGTFDPITLGHLDIIERSVSIFDEVVVSVGRNIGKKPLFSVEERIEMIQRTTSHLSNVQVTYFDGLIVDYARKMKAIAMIRGLRAMSDFEFEFQMALVNRTLHPDLVQVFLMPHEAYTHLNSTIVREVSSFNGDISPFVTPYVAEVLHEKFHRKPV; this is encoded by the coding sequence ATGAAGAATCGTTTAGCAATATATCCTGGTACTTTTGACCCAATAACGCTAGGGCACCTTGATATTATTGAGCGATCTGTCTCTATCTTTGACGAAGTAGTCGTTTCTGTCGGTCGTAATATCGGCAAAAAGCCCCTGTTCTCTGTCGAAGAGCGCATTGAAATGATCCAAAGGACAACCTCCCATCTTTCCAATGTCCAAGTAACCTACTTTGATGGATTGATCGTGGATTATGCCCGTAAAATGAAAGCCATAGCCATGATCCGCGGGTTAAGAGCCATGTCAGATTTTGAATTCGAATTTCAAATGGCCCTTGTCAATCGTACCCTTCATCCTGATCTGGTACAGGTATTTCTCATGCCCCATGAAGCATATACCCATCTTAATTCAACCATTGTCCGTGAGGTTTCCAGCTTCAATGGTGATATCAGCCCTTTTGTGACCCCGTATGTCGCAGAAGTACTCCATGAAAAATTTCATCGCAAACCTGTATGA
- a CDS encoding FmdB family zinc ribbon protein — translation MKNFIANLYDKDDIMPTYEYVCLKCGYHFDAFQKMSEAHLDKCIKCQGSVRRVVSGGSGLIFKGSGFYITDYTKGSDPKKTTGNENRSKKSRSESKPVSSAPSVKKAATNT, via the coding sequence ATGAAAAATTTCATCGCAAACCTGTATGATAAAGATGATATAATGCCCACTTATGAATATGTATGTCTGAAATGCGGTTACCATTTTGATGCTTTTCAGAAAATGTCAGAAGCCCACCTGGATAAATGTATAAAGTGTCAGGGCAGTGTCCGTAGAGTGGTCAGCGGTGGTAGTGGCTTGATCTTTAAAGGATCAGGTTTCTATATCACCGATTATACAAAGGGTTCGGACCCTAAGAAAACTACCGGTAATGAGAATAGATCAAAAAAATCCAGGAGTGAATCAAAACCGGTTTCAAGCGCACCATCAGTAAAAAAAGCGGCAACAAATACCTGA
- a CDS encoding glucose-1-phosphate adenylyltransferase: protein MLKSNKTRLGAIILGGGRGERLSPLTSYRAKPAVHIGGKYRLIDVPISNCINSGINLIHILTQFNTTSLHRHISRTYKFDIFSRGDIEILAAQQTNKNKDWFQGTADAVRSYWDRFEQMSATHYIILAGDHLYKMDYSDFFKHHLDTKADVSVAVRPMPLSTAPELGVLKADNSDSITRFVEKPQSPDLINELAEEIDGEKNVLASMGIYIFRKEILKEVLKIKGDDFGKNIIPHSIGTYKTTAYRFQGYWEDIGTIKTFFEANIALTEEKFKFTFYNEDYPIYTRQRFLPGSEIRGAKIEHSIICEGCKIGNAVIKDSIVGIRSVIGDGVTFNRVYNMGADYYEMVAQAAIHIGIGDNCELNNVIIDKNVRIGKNVKLINKAGLMEFKSDTVIIKDGIIIIPKNTTIPDNYEI, encoded by the coding sequence ATGCTAAAATCTAATAAAACCAGACTGGGAGCCATAATCCTCGGTGGTGGGCGTGGCGAACGCTTGTCTCCCCTCACATCTTATCGTGCAAAACCAGCCGTCCATATTGGCGGCAAATATCGGCTCATCGATGTTCCCATCAGTAATTGCATTAATTCCGGTATCAATCTCATTCATATACTGACCCAATTCAACACGACCTCTCTACATCGACACATATCCCGCACCTACAAATTTGACATCTTTTCCCGGGGTGATATCGAGATCCTGGCTGCCCAACAAACGAACAAGAACAAGGACTGGTTTCAAGGTACAGCTGATGCTGTTCGTTCTTACTGGGATCGTTTTGAGCAAATGAGTGCCACTCACTATATCATTTTAGCCGGTGATCATCTCTATAAGATGGATTATTCTGATTTTTTTAAACACCACCTCGATACTAAAGCTGATGTTTCGGTTGCAGTCCGTCCCATGCCCCTTTCAACAGCACCGGAATTGGGTGTTTTAAAAGCTGACAACTCTGATTCTATCACTCGGTTTGTAGAAAAACCGCAATCTCCTGATCTGATCAATGAATTAGCTGAGGAGATCGACGGAGAGAAAAATGTTTTAGCCTCCATGGGTATCTATATTTTCAGGAAGGAAATCCTGAAAGAGGTCCTGAAAATCAAGGGCGATGATTTCGGCAAAAATATCATTCCTCATTCAATTGGAACCTACAAGACAACAGCCTATCGGTTTCAAGGATATTGGGAAGATATTGGAACCATCAAAACCTTTTTTGAGGCCAATATCGCGCTCACAGAAGAAAAATTTAAATTCACATTTTACAATGAAGATTATCCGATCTACACCAGGCAACGTTTTTTACCTGGCAGTGAGATTCGAGGAGCAAAAATCGAACATTCGATCATCTGTGAAGGTTGTAAAATAGGGAATGCTGTGATCAAGGATTCAATTGTGGGAATCCGCAGTGTGATCGGTGACGGGGTCACTTTTAATCGCGTGTACAACATGGGAGCAGACTATTACGAAATGGTCGCTCAGGCAGCTATTCACATAGGCATTGGTGATAATTGTGAACTAAATAATGTAATCATCGATAAGAATGTCAGAATTGGTAAAAATGTCAAGTTGATCAATAAAGCTGGATTGATGGAATTCAAGAGTGACACAGTCATTATCAAGGATGGTATTATTATCATTCCAAAGAACACAACAATTCCGGATAATTACGAGATCTAA
- a CDS encoding glycogen/starch synthase, with the protein MNVLFVSAEVTPFSKAGGLADVAGSLPAALSPYVSSIQVITPLYGQIDKEKHQIISAAITGTIILGDETLPYSLFKIENVDNSFQTWFIQSDQFFERNGLYTKSNGVGFEDNNLRYFFFQLVVLDLLKKKYFEIDVLHCNDHHTGLLPVLVNNAGMTIRTIYTIHNFLYHGHFSQDEMKLLPLPIRSQLTKTQWDNYSALLEGIDHADQVTTVSPGYARELLDGLNLDEHSHKHVFAAESKLSGIINGIDTEYWNPGKDKYTPFHFSAKDLDGKQLNKRELLRQTDLDDDIEAPLLGSISRLVENKGFPLIVELLDELVEMGAKLIFLGSGDPAIAQQLREASLRHPGRITFDDGFNEPLAHLIEAGSDMFLMPSRFEPCGLNQLYSLRYGTIPIVHHTGGLGDTVVDWNAGRGTGFVFRRYNVEHLKDALKRSLKIFKDKRSWSELLKRAMAQDFSWDRSALNYFKLYKK; encoded by the coding sequence ATGAACGTTCTATTTGTATCTGCCGAAGTCACTCCTTTTTCCAAGGCAGGTGGTTTAGCAGATGTTGCCGGCAGTCTGCCAGCAGCCCTCTCACCTTATGTTTCTTCAATCCAGGTTATCACACCACTGTACGGTCAAATCGACAAAGAAAAGCATCAGATTATTTCTGCTGCGATTACTGGTACCATTATTCTGGGTGATGAGACTCTGCCCTATTCACTTTTCAAAATTGAGAATGTCGATAATAGTTTTCAGACCTGGTTTATTCAAAGTGACCAGTTCTTTGAACGAAACGGACTCTACACAAAATCCAATGGTGTAGGATTTGAAGACAATAATCTTCGGTACTTCTTCTTTCAGCTCGTTGTGCTGGATCTTCTGAAGAAAAAATATTTTGAGATAGATGTTTTACACTGTAATGACCACCATACTGGGCTGTTACCTGTTCTGGTTAATAATGCTGGAATGACTATCCGAACTATTTATACCATTCATAATTTTCTGTATCATGGTCACTTCTCACAGGATGAAATGAAACTGTTGCCTCTGCCAATTAGGAGTCAGCTTACCAAAACACAATGGGACAATTATAGCGCCCTCCTGGAAGGTATTGACCACGCTGATCAGGTAACCACCGTTAGTCCTGGTTATGCTCGGGAATTGCTGGACGGACTGAATCTTGATGAGCATAGTCACAAGCATGTTTTTGCAGCTGAAAGTAAACTTTCCGGAATCATAAATGGTATTGATACTGAATACTGGAATCCGGGCAAAGATAAATACACGCCTTTTCATTTTTCTGCCAAGGATCTCGATGGAAAACAATTAAACAAAAGGGAATTACTCCGCCAAACCGATTTGGATGATGACATTGAGGCACCCCTGCTTGGTTCCATCTCACGTCTGGTAGAAAATAAAGGATTTCCTCTTATCGTTGAATTATTAGACGAGCTGGTTGAAATGGGTGCCAAGCTCATTTTTCTCGGTTCAGGTGATCCTGCAATTGCCCAACAGCTCCGTGAAGCAAGCCTACGGCATCCCGGCCGCATCACTTTTGATGACGGTTTCAATGAGCCTTTGGCTCATTTGATAGAGGCTGGATCAGATATGTTTCTCATGCCCAGTCGGTTCGAGCCCTGTGGTCTAAACCAGTTATACAGTCTGCGTTATGGAACCATTCCCATTGTACATCATACTGGTGGACTGGGAGATACAGTAGTTGACTGGAATGCTGGTAGGGGAACCGGCTTTGTGTTTAGGCGATATAATGTAGAGCATCTCAAAGATGCCTTGAAGCGATCATTGAAGATCTTTAAGGATAAACGATCCTGGAGCGAATTACTGAAACGAGCCATGGCACAAGACTTTTCATGGGATCGTTCTGCTTTAAACTATTTCAAGCTATATAAAAAGTGA
- a CDS encoding sodium:solute symporter family protein — MQTFHSIGTTTDWIVMVVYFLVIMLFGSYFGRYTKNTSDFFFGGRRFSWWLITMSIVATGVGSHSFVKYSAKGFEHGISSTMTYLNDWFFIAFFMFGWLPIIVYSKIRSIPEYFEKRFSPSARFLATLLLLLYMIGYIGIGFLTLGKAVIPMLPAAFTLLGMTIPVTLMGAIIVIAIITGIYITFGGQTAVIFTDLIQGFILLFAGLLLFFFGITYLGGFDIFWNLLPTEWKLPMADFNSPPDFNFVGIFWQDAIAGSIGFLFMNQGLIMRFMACKNVNEGRKAAGINILFVLPISAIVVGNAGWIGKAISITSPDIISPSVSPDQIFVVVANIIASPGMFGFIMAALTAALMSTVDTLINATAAIYINDVYRPIRLFLKKARGSDAETDRRELGAARYASIGVTILGVLAVLAFKNFPTVYEAHGYFHSTLTPPLVVGIFLGVFWKRFTPSAVITTFVGGVALMILGARYPGLLIAPFDHGVEMNASHPYSYIRALYNTVVCSGVAVLATLTTHWQVSLISKVRNNPNAKIIMNSSVGLSVLLFAVVIFGGLDIGLQVAAAIGVIILVPLSVTYFVHYDEEISTVGLTAGSIDIARKYFKGGDPNDQLGEKVLVHWKLMESDVPTMRFSTEDMALMKAETGDLVYLCDKRGWLGGLKSVHAKFSDPHNEAGIVYLTEGLAESGLFTQGRELRAEKEM; from the coding sequence ATGCAGACCTTTCATAGTATTGGTACCACTACTGACTGGATCGTCATGGTGGTATATTTTTTAGTTATCATGTTGTTTGGCAGTTATTTCGGCCGATATACAAAAAATACTTCCGACTTTTTCTTTGGTGGACGTCGCTTTTCATGGTGGCTGATCACTATGTCAATCGTTGCCACCGGAGTAGGCAGCCACAGTTTTGTAAAATACTCAGCCAAGGGTTTTGAACATGGGATATCATCTACCATGACCTACCTGAATGATTGGTTTTTCATTGCCTTTTTTATGTTCGGCTGGCTTCCTATCATTGTTTACTCCAAGATTCGCTCGATCCCTGAATATTTTGAAAAAAGGTTTAGTCCTTCAGCCCGATTTTTAGCTACCCTTCTTTTGTTATTATATATGATTGGATACATAGGAATAGGCTTTCTCACCCTTGGTAAAGCCGTTATTCCCATGTTACCTGCTGCATTCACGCTGCTTGGAATGACCATTCCTGTTACACTTATGGGTGCTATCATTGTTATCGCCATAATTACTGGTATCTACATAACTTTTGGCGGTCAAACTGCCGTTATCTTTACGGATCTGATTCAAGGCTTTATCCTGCTGTTTGCAGGTTTGTTACTCTTTTTCTTCGGAATCACCTACCTGGGAGGGTTTGACATATTCTGGAATCTGCTACCGACTGAATGGAAGCTTCCCATGGCAGATTTCAACAGTCCCCCTGATTTTAATTTTGTAGGCATATTCTGGCAGGATGCTATTGCTGGTTCCATTGGATTCTTATTCATGAACCAGGGACTAATTATGCGCTTCATGGCCTGTAAAAATGTCAACGAAGGTCGCAAAGCAGCTGGAATTAACATTCTCTTTGTGCTCCCGATCTCGGCCATTGTGGTTGGAAATGCCGGCTGGATAGGTAAAGCAATTTCAATTACCAGCCCTGACATTATCAGCCCTTCTGTTTCTCCTGATCAAATTTTTGTCGTTGTGGCAAACATCATCGCCAGCCCTGGAATGTTTGGGTTTATCATGGCTGCATTAACTGCTGCATTGATGAGTACTGTTGACACCTTGATCAACGCCACTGCGGCAATCTACATCAATGATGTGTATCGCCCCATCCGCTTGTTTCTTAAGAAAGCAAGAGGATCTGATGCTGAAACAGATCGTAGAGAATTAGGTGCTGCTCGCTATGCTTCCATTGGTGTAACAATTCTCGGAGTCCTAGCCGTATTAGCATTTAAAAACTTCCCCACAGTCTATGAGGCTCACGGCTATTTTCACTCGACGTTAACCCCTCCTCTTGTAGTGGGAATATTCCTGGGTGTATTCTGGAAGAGATTTACACCATCGGCAGTCATTACAACCTTTGTAGGTGGCGTTGCACTGATGATCCTGGGTGCCAGGTATCCCGGTCTGTTAATCGCCCCCTTTGACCATGGTGTTGAAATGAATGCTTCTCACCCATACTCATATATACGAGCTCTGTATAATACGGTGGTCTGTTCTGGTGTGGCTGTATTGGCAACCCTGACAACTCATTGGCAGGTAAGTCTAATTTCCAAAGTTCGCAATAACCCAAATGCTAAAATTATCATGAACAGTTCGGTTGGTTTATCAGTTTTATTATTTGCTGTGGTAATATTTGGTGGCTTAGACATTGGTCTTCAGGTAGCGGCTGCAATCGGTGTTATTATTCTGGTACCCTTGTCTGTCACCTATTTCGTGCACTACGACGAGGAAATAAGTACGGTTGGATTAACAGCTGGTTCTATTGATATCGCCAGAAAATACTTTAAAGGCGGCGATCCAAATGATCAGCTGGGAGAAAAGGTATTGGTCCATTGGAAACTGATGGAAAGTGATGTTCCCACCATGCGTTTTTCAACTGAGGACATGGCTTTAATGAAAGCTGAAACAGGTGACCTTGTTTATCTCTGTGACAAGCGCGGTTGGCTGGGTGGTCTTAAATCTGTTCACGCAAAATTTTCTGATCCGCATAATGAGGCTGGTATCGTATATCTGACAGAAGGTCTGGCAGAATCCGGCCTTTTTACTCAGGGCAGAGAATTGCGCGCTGAAAAAGAGATGTAA
- the mtaB gene encoding tRNA (N(6)-L-threonylcarbamoyladenosine(37)-C(2))-methylthiotransferase MtaB: MNNLPKKVAFHTLGCKLNYAETSTIARQFEAAGYQHVDFKSPADLYVINTCSVTENADREFRKIVNRAKRLAPESKIAVIGCYAQLKPEVIVAESDVDLVLGTHEKFNLLHHIEYGDMRFDPLVIQDTKINEIHGCTPSFSIGDRTRSFLKIQDGCDYPCTYCTIPLARGKSRSLDPQTVINQAQEIASQGVKEIVLTGVNVGDYRYGEGLVLLDLLKRLDDVEGIERIRISSIEPNLLTNEIIRYVSQANSILPHFHIPLQSGSDKVLSLMKRRYGVTVFRDRVNTVRAHMPEAGIGVDVIVGFPGEDGNNFDETYALLDSLSISYLHVFTYSERPDTPAIAFPGRVEVPERKWRNRVLTELSKTKNQAFALKQINTSQDVLIETFKNGLLTGMTENYLKIHIPGDTHKLVNRIIKVEITALNDKRLMGSIIV, encoded by the coding sequence ATGAATAATTTACCAAAGAAGGTTGCTTTCCATACTTTGGGCTGTAAGCTGAACTATGCCGAGACCTCTACCATAGCGCGGCAATTTGAAGCGGCTGGGTACCAGCATGTAGATTTCAAATCACCGGCAGATCTCTATGTGATCAATACATGTTCCGTGACTGAGAATGCTGATCGTGAATTCAGAAAGATCGTTAATCGGGCGAAACGACTGGCGCCAGAGTCTAAGATCGCCGTCATCGGTTGTTATGCCCAACTCAAACCGGAAGTGATTGTAGCAGAATCAGATGTCGATCTGGTTTTAGGGACCCACGAAAAATTCAATTTACTACATCATATTGAATATGGCGACATGCGTTTTGATCCCCTGGTTATTCAGGATACCAAAATTAATGAGATTCATGGTTGCACCCCGTCATTTTCGATTGGAGACCGGACGCGTTCATTTCTGAAGATTCAGGATGGTTGTGATTATCCTTGCACATATTGTACGATCCCATTGGCGCGGGGTAAAAGCCGTAGTCTTGATCCACAGACCGTGATTAACCAGGCGCAGGAGATTGCCTCACAAGGTGTTAAAGAGATCGTTCTCACTGGTGTTAATGTAGGCGATTATCGCTATGGAGAAGGTCTGGTTCTGTTGGATCTTCTAAAACGACTTGATGACGTGGAAGGGATCGAGCGTATTCGAATATCATCCATTGAGCCCAATCTGCTGACAAATGAAATAATTCGGTATGTCAGTCAAGCCAATAGCATTTTACCTCATTTTCACATTCCGCTTCAGTCTGGTTCGGATAAAGTATTGAGTTTGATGAAACGTCGTTACGGGGTTACCGTATTTAGAGATCGGGTCAATACTGTGCGAGCACACATGCCTGAAGCCGGAATCGGAGTAGATGTGATCGTCGGTTTTCCTGGAGAAGACGGCAACAATTTCGATGAGACCTACGCATTGCTTGATTCACTTTCAATCAGCTATCTGCATGTATTCACGTATTCCGAGCGTCCTGACACGCCTGCGATCGCCTTCCCCGGTAGAGTCGAAGTGCCGGAACGAAAATGGCGGAACCGAGTGTTGACAGAATTATCGAAGACCAAGAACCAGGCTTTCGCGTTAAAACAGATCAATACATCGCAGGATGTCCTGATCGAAACATTCAAAAATGGCCTGCTTACAGGAATGACCGAGAATTATTTAAAAATTCACATCCCTGGTGATACTCATAAATTAGTAAATCGAATTATTAAGGTGGAAATTACTGCTCTGAATGACAAGCGCTTGATGGGTTCGATCATAGTATAA